The following is a genomic window from Burkholderia oklahomensis C6786.
GGATTGAGGCCCGTCACGAGGATGCGCGGCGCGGCGAGACCGAAGCTGCGCCGCAAGTCGCGGTCGACGATCGCGAGCGTATCGGCGAGGCCGTCGATGGTCAGCGCGGCCGACACGTCCTTGAGCGGCAAGTGCGTCGTCGCGAGCGCGACGCGCAGCGGCCGCTCGCCCGTGCCCGCGAGCATCATCACGACGTGCGGCGTGTGCGTGCGCTCGGCGAGATATTCGGTGTGGCCGGTGAACGGCACGCCGGCATCGTTGATCGTGCTCTTCTGCAGCGGCGCGGTGACGATCGCGTCGAATGCGCCGGCGACCGCGCCGTCGATCGCCGCATCGAGCAGATCGAGCACGTAGCGCCCGTTCGCCGGATTCAGCTTGCCCGCTTCGGCGGGCGCGGCGAGCGCGCGATGCGCGACCGCGACATGCGCGTTTGCGACGTGCGCGTTTGCGACGTGCGCGTTTGCGACGTGCGCGTCGGCGACGTGCGCATCCGCGCCGCTCGCCGTCAAGCGCGCCCAGTCGACGCCGACCGCGGCTGCGCGCTGGGCGATCAGGCCCGCGTCGCCGAGCACCGTGAAGCGCGCGTCGGGCCAGCGTGCCGCCGCGTCGGCGAGCGCGCGGGCCGTCAGCTCGGGACCGACGCCGGCCGGCTCGCCGGTCGTGATCGCGATGCGCAGCGGCTGCGGGCTGGCGGACATGATTCGGCTACGCGCTTACTGGACGACGGGCAGCTTGATCTGCACGTACGACGAGTCGCGCAGCTCGCGCAGCCAGTCCGAGTACGCCTGCTCGGCCTTGCGCTGGCCGATCGCCTGGCGCGCGATGTCCATCTGCTGCTGCACCGAGCCTTCCGCGTCGCGGCGGCCGAGCACCTGGATCAGGTGGTAGCCGTACTCGGTACGCACCGGATTGCTGACCTGGCCGTCCTGCAGGCTGTTCATCGCACGCTCGAATTCCGGCACCGTCTCGCCCGGGCTGATCCAGCCGAGATCGCCGCCTTGCGACGCCGAGCCGTCCTGCGAGTAGGTGCGCGCGAACTTCTCGAAATCGCCGCCCGCCTCGACCTGCCGGCGGATGTCGATCAATTGCTGGCGCGCCTGCGATTCCGACTTGCCTTCGCCGACGCGCAGCAGGATGTGGCGCACGTGCGTCTGCACGATCTTCGGCGACGCGGCCGACACGCTCTGGCTCGCGCGGCGGTCGACGAGACGCACGATCTCGAAGCCGTCCGGCACGCGGACGAGCGTCGGGTTGACCTGGCCGGGACGCAGCTTCGACACCGCGTCGACGACGTCGGACGGCAGCGACGACGGCGACTTGAAGCCGAGATCGCCGCCCTTCTTCGCATCGTCGGCTTCGGAATTGTTCTTCGCGAGCCGCTCGAAATCGGCGCCCGACGCGAGCGCCTGCTGCAGCAGGCCTTCGGCCTTCTTCTGCGCGACGTCGATGTCGGCTTGCGGCGCGCTCGTCGGCGCCTTCACGAAGATGTGCTCGAGCCGCAGATCCTGCTGCGAGCCGGCGTTCGGGCCGCGCTGGCTCGCGATGTAGCTCGCGACTTCGGCGTCCGACACGGTGATCTTGCCGTCGACTTCCTTCTCGCGCAGCTTCGAGAGCATCAGCTCGGTGCGCGCGTCGCGCACGAACACGTCCCACGGCACGCCCTGCGCCTCGATGCGCGCCTTGTACTGGTCGAGCGGCATCCCGTTCGCCTGCGCGAGGCGCCCGAGCGTCGCCTGCACGGTGGCGTTGTCGACGACGATGCCGTCGTCCTTCGCCCGCTGGATCTGGATGCGCTCGAGCACCATCTGGTTCAGCACCTGTGCGCGCAGCTGGTCGATCGGCGGCACGGGCGCCTTCTGCTGCTGCAGACGGCGCGCGATCAGGCCGACGCGCTGATCGAGCTCGCGCCCGGTGATCACGTCGTTGTTGACGACGGCGACCACCTCGTCGGCGAGCGACGCGCCCTGCGCGCGCAGCGCCTGCGCGGACGCTGCCGGCGCGACCGTGATGAGCGACGCGACCAGACCGGATGCGACAGCCGCGAAGCGAAGGGTTTTCTTCATTGCCACAGGTACTCCATTGAAAGCGGGCTGCGCAAACGCCGCTCGCCGCGAACGCCTCGTCGGCGGTTAATCGTAATTGCTGAAGCGCGACAGCGGCGCCGGCGCGGGCGGCAGCGGCGTATATCCCTGCACGCCGGCCCGGAACGCGGACACGAGACCATTGTCGACGCTCGTCAGACCCTTGAGCACGAGTTGCGCGAGCACGCGGGTCGACGAGTTCTGCTGCCCCGACGTGTTCACGCCGTTCGCGTAGCGCTGGACGCCGACGCCGAACGCCCAGCAGTCGGCATCGTACTGGAAGCCGACGAGACCGTCGACAACCCGGCTGCTCGCGAGATCGTAGTTGAAGCGGCCGACCGCGTAGAGCCGCCGCGTGAGCGGCCATTGCGCGGACACGAGGACCTGGTTGATCGGCTCGTTGCTGAGCGTCGGGTTCTGCCGCGTGTAGCGATAGCCGACGTTGATCACGCGCCGCTCGCCCGGGCTGTAGCCGAAGCCGACGCTCGACTTGACGAGCTGGTTGTTGTCGACGTTGTACTGGAACGCGGTTTCCGACGCGAAGCCCGCGCCGAGCTTGACCGACGCGCCGAGGATCAGGTCCGAGTGCCGAGCCGTCGCGGGCGCCTCGGTCGGCTGCAGCGTCACGCGCTGGTCGGTGAAGTAGTACTGCTGCGCGATGACGAAGCGCGCGCGCTCGTCGCCCGTCGTCGGATTGATGAATCGGGTCGTGAGCGCGGCCGTCAGGCGGTTCGCGTCGGCGATCCGGTCGTTGCCGACGAACGTGTTCGGCGTGAAGATCTCCGCGAGCCCGAAGTCCGATACGGCCGTGTCGAAGAGCGGCGCGTCCGACTGGTTCCGGTACGGCGTGTATACATAGTACAGCCGCGGCTCGAGCGTCTGGATGAAATCCTGGCCGAACAGGCGCACCGAGCGGTCGAAGATGAGCCCCGTATCGAAGCTGAGCGTCGGGATCGAATAGGTGAAGCGCTTCGGCTGGCCGGGCACGCCGCCCGTCGTCGTCGTCAGGTCGTACGACGCGAAGTGCATCTGCGCCTTCGGGACGACGAAATAGCCGGGACCGTACAGCCCGTACGACACGTACGGGTTGAACATCACGCGGTCGCCTTCCGGCTGGTCGGCGGTCGTGATCCGGAAGCGCGAATAATCGGCTTCCGCGCCGAAGTCGAAGCCGCCGACGTTGTACTTCGCGTACTTCACGTTCAACTGCGGCTCGCGGCCGTACGGCGCGACCGACGGCGTGAGCGTCTGCCAGTGCTGGTAGCGCCCGAGCACGGACCACGGCCCGTTGTTGTACGTGAGGCCGGCTTCCTGCTGATAAACGGTCTGGATCCCGTTCAGGAACTGGTTCGTCGACCCAAGGTCCTCCGGATACGTGTTGTCCGAGACCTTGTTGTAGTAGATGTAGCCGCCGAAGCCGTTGCCGAAATTCTGCTGGTGCTGCCAATAGATCGCGTAGCGGTTGCGCTTCGCGACTCGGTCGTCCGGCAGGTACTCGCCCGTCAGCGTGCCCGAGTAGTTCGTCGACAGATAGCGGAACGTCGCCTGCGTGAAGATCCCGCGCTTCGAGATGATGTGCGGCGTGACCGTCAGGTCGCGGTTCGGCGCGATGTTGAAGTAGTACGGCAGCGCCAACTCGAAGCCGCTCGACGAATCGAGCGAGAACGTCGGCGGCAGGAAGCCGCTGCGCCGCTCGCCCGACAGCGGGAACGTCAGCCACGGGCTGCCGAAAAGCGGCACGCCCTGAAAGAACAGCACGCCGTTGCGCGCGACGCCTTCGTCCGCGCCCGTATCGAAATCGAACTCGCTGCCCTTGATGTACCACGCCGGGTTCGCCGAGCACTGGCAGCCCGTGTAGGTGCCGTTCGTAAACACCGAGCGCTCGCTGTCGAGCAGTTGCACCCGCTCGGCGCTGCCCGAGCCGCCCGTCGCCGTGAAACGGTACTTCGGCGTCGTCATGAAGCCCTGGTTCGCCTCGACCTTCAGATGCGCCTCGGGGCCCGAGAACGTCGTGCCGCCGTTCGACACCGTGACCTTGCCGTACGCGTCGGCCATGTCGGTGTCCTGGTCGTAGTGGATCGCATCCGCCTTGACGACCGCGTTGCCGCGC
Proteins encoded in this region:
- the pdxA gene encoding 4-hydroxythreonine-4-phosphate dehydrogenase PdxA, producing the protein MSASPQPLRIAITTGEPAGVGPELTARALADAAARWPDARFTVLGDAGLIAQRAAAVGVDWARLTASGADAHVADAHVANAHVANAHVANAHVAVAHRALAAPAEAGKLNPANGRYVLDLLDAAIDGAVAGAFDAIVTAPLQKSTINDAGVPFTGHTEYLAERTHTPHVVMMLAGTGERPLRVALATTHLPLKDVSAALTIDGLADTLAIVDRDLRRSFGLAAPRILVTGLNPHAGENGYLGREEIDVIEPALERARAAGIDARGPYPADTLFQPRYLEHADCVLAMFHDQGLPVLKYATFGEGINVTLGLPIIRTSVDHGTALDLAGTGRADPGSLVAAIDTAVTMARHRRAG
- a CDS encoding LPS-assembly protein LptD is translated as MPPKTLFPLVPACDAAPRKKRLAVALLAVPGLVPAVSHAQLSGAAAEPQAFGSPWDLRLAPQLDEHPQKQHGKPATFVLGDHTNGTADQDLAAKGSAEIRRGNAVVKADAIHYDQDTDMADAYGKVTVSNGGTTFSGPEAHLKVEANQGFMTTPKYRFTATGGSGSAERVQLLDSERSVFTNGTYTGCQCSANPAWYIKGSEFDFDTGADEGVARNGVLFFQGVPLFGSPWLTFPLSGERRSGFLPPTFSLDSSSGFELALPYYFNIAPNRDLTVTPHIISKRGIFTQATFRYLSTNYSGTLTGEYLPDDRVAKRNRYAIYWQHQQNFGNGFGGYIYYNKVSDNTYPEDLGSTNQFLNGIQTVYQQEAGLTYNNGPWSVLGRYQHWQTLTPSVAPYGREPQLNVKYAKYNVGGFDFGAEADYSRFRITTADQPEGDRVMFNPYVSYGLYGPGYFVVPKAQMHFASYDLTTTTGGVPGQPKRFTYSIPTLSFDTGLIFDRSVRLFGQDFIQTLEPRLYYVYTPYRNQSDAPLFDTAVSDFGLAEIFTPNTFVGNDRIADANRLTAALTTRFINPTTGDERARFVIAQQYYFTDQRVTLQPTEAPATARHSDLILGASVKLGAGFASETAFQYNVDNNQLVKSSVGFGYSPGERRVINVGYRYTRQNPTLSNEPINQVLVSAQWPLTRRLYAVGRFNYDLASSRVVDGLVGFQYDADCWAFGVGVQRYANGVNTSGQQNSSTRVLAQLVLKGLTSVDNGLVSAFRAGVQGYTPLPPAPAPLSRFSNYD
- a CDS encoding peptidylprolyl isomerase, which gives rise to MKKTLRFAAVASGLVASLITVAPAASAQALRAQGASLADEVVAVVNNDVITGRELDQRVGLIARRLQQQKAPVPPIDQLRAQVLNQMVLERIQIQRAKDDGIVVDNATVQATLGRLAQANGMPLDQYKARIEAQGVPWDVFVRDARTELMLSKLREKEVDGKITVSDAEVASYIASQRGPNAGSQQDLRLEHIFVKAPTSAPQADIDVAQKKAEGLLQQALASGADFERLAKNNSEADDAKKGGDLGFKSPSSLPSDVVDAVSKLRPGQVNPTLVRVPDGFEIVRLVDRRASQSVSAASPKIVQTHVRHILLRVGEGKSESQARQQLIDIRRQVEAGGDFEKFARTYSQDGSASQGGDLGWISPGETVPEFERAMNSLQDGQVSNPVRTEYGYHLIQVLGRRDAEGSVQQQMDIARQAIGQRKAEQAYSDWLRELRDSSYVQIKLPVVQ